From Blastocatellia bacterium, one genomic window encodes:
- a CDS encoding Stp1/IreP family PP2C-type Ser/Thr phosphatase has product MPTTEEHISVSVFARTDTGLQRSGNEDAFLVADLTTGKSGLGPDMSTHTIGERGSLMMVSDGMGGAAGGEIASNLAVKTLREELQALRADRDITEQLDEAIDLANKTIWDYAVAHPRLAGMGATITAVLINRTTAFIAHVGDSRAYLIRGDQIKQLTKDQSYVQWLIDAGAIKPEQASSIPQNVIMQALGANPTVQPELIELDLSQGDYLVLCSDGLSNKVEAAEIKRMVSEPPSLTAACKQLVALANDRGGEDNITVVVARFDGKALHSAADSNSITGSFKVLKQPGIDYGTSAAADETVRPAPSQSTTLVFQSSQPGLMLEEEENLPAADQRPAGQSPGGSKRAYYIWALVALAIIGGLCLLWLTHLFR; this is encoded by the coding sequence ATGCCCACGACCGAAGAGCACATCTCTGTATCGGTTTTCGCGAGGACAGACACGGGGCTGCAACGTTCCGGCAACGAGGATGCTTTTCTGGTCGCCGACCTGACGACCGGCAAAAGCGGTCTGGGGCCGGACATGAGCACGCATACAATCGGCGAGCGCGGCAGCTTGATGATGGTCTCGGACGGCATGGGCGGGGCGGCCGGCGGCGAGATCGCCAGCAACCTGGCGGTCAAGACCCTCCGCGAAGAGCTGCAAGCCCTGAGAGCTGACCGGGACATTACCGAGCAGCTCGATGAAGCGATTGATCTGGCGAACAAGACCATCTGGGACTATGCCGTGGCCCACCCACGGCTCGCCGGGATGGGCGCAACGATTACCGCCGTCTTGATCAACCGCACGACGGCATTCATCGCCCATGTCGGCGACTCGCGCGCTTACTTGATTCGCGGCGATCAGATCAAGCAGTTGACCAAAGATCAGTCCTACGTGCAGTGGCTGATTGACGCGGGCGCGATCAAGCCCGAACAGGCGTCAAGCATTCCGCAGAATGTCATCATGCAGGCGCTTGGCGCCAACCCGACGGTGCAGCCCGAATTGATCGAGCTTGACCTCTCGCAAGGCGATTACCTGGTGCTGTGCAGCGACGGGCTCTCGAACAAGGTCGAGGCCGCGGAGATCAAACGGATGGTGAGCGAGCCGCCGTCGCTGACTGCCGCCTGCAAGCAGCTCGTTGCCCTGGCCAACGACCGCGGCGGCGAGGATAACATCACTGTCGTCGTCGCCCGCTTCGACGGCAAGGCGCTGCACTCTGCCGCCGATTCGAACTCGATCACCGGGAGCTTCAAGGTTCTCAAACAGCCGGGGATCGATTACGGCACCTCGGCGGCTGCCGACGAGACAGTCAGGCCGGCGCCCTCACAGTCGACCACCCTCGTCTTCCAATCCTCGCAGCCGGGATTAATGCTGGAAGAGGAAGAAAACTTGCCGGCAGCCGATCAGCGACCGGCGGGTCAATCGCCTGGCGGCAGTAAACGAGCCTATTACATCTGGGCGCTGGTGGCGCTGGCAATCATCGGCGGGTTGTGCCTGCTATGGCTGACCCACCTCTTCCGTTAA
- a CDS encoding PEGA domain-containing protein: MKLQRTQVCRRGRLPGAIILLVALCLVAASQILPPSITGEVKETARTAAPIVRKVSKAVPVEQRKGVLVILTDPPDAQISINGKVAGTAEAGQFKTELPLGRRYVVRVSSGSEYDPVEKSFSFGRDRSEIIQAPLVSKYALLRIGPEIEGARLFINDKEVEKGRLRQEKESNTIVLDGLPPGDYRVRYEHPDFVPLERQLKVAPSREYLITFKSVAATTEMIVKSGPGVSVYIDNEEIGQTTPDGTLRKEVRLGRHEVRLYKDGFQEHKEARQFAFGKREQLEKMLTPLPASSPFREFFDSPNKQWEMPKEATVKGGALYLSNCPRPVFAVALRYFDFKLHFHLTLENDGGAAWALRAKDGENYYLFYLSGPQGAFKNQFNIYVVRNNRLDLNDPVSTARIPFALKPDGQYEIDIEFTGNKVKHTITPADTGKAITLDYSELREDVYPYGTIGFRTIGKEKFLIDDVIIEPLQAKGRQN; the protein is encoded by the coding sequence ATGAAATTGCAACGCACACAAGTATGCCGGCGCGGAAGGCTTCCCGGCGCCATCATCCTGCTGGTCGCCCTCTGCCTCGTCGCCGCATCACAGATCTTGCCGCCGAGCATCACCGGCGAAGTAAAAGAAACGGCGCGCACCGCCGCGCCCATTGTTCGCAAGGTGAGCAAGGCGGTCCCGGTCGAGCAGCGCAAAGGCGTCCTGGTGATCCTCACCGACCCGCCCGACGCGCAGATTTCGATCAATGGCAAAGTCGCCGGCACGGCAGAGGCCGGACAGTTCAAAACCGAGCTGCCGCTTGGCCGCCGTTATGTCGTGCGGGTTTCGTCGGGGAGCGAATACGACCCCGTTGAAAAGAGTTTTAGCTTCGGGCGGGATCGCTCGGAGATCATCCAGGCGCCGCTGGTCTCAAAATACGCGCTGCTGCGCATTGGCCCTGAAATCGAAGGCGCCCGCCTCTTTATCAACGATAAGGAAGTGGAAAAGGGCCGGCTGCGCCAAGAAAAAGAGAGCAACACCATCGTGCTGGATGGGCTGCCCCCCGGAGACTATCGCGTGCGCTACGAGCATCCGGACTTCGTCCCCCTGGAGCGCCAGCTCAAGGTGGCGCCCAGCCGCGAGTATCTGATCACCTTCAAGTCGGTCGCGGCGACAACTGAGATGATCGTTAAGTCAGGGCCGGGCGTGTCGGTCTACATCGACAATGAAGAGATCGGCCAGACGACGCCCGACGGCACGCTCAGGAAAGAGGTGCGCCTGGGCCGCCATGAAGTGCGGCTTTACAAAGACGGTTTTCAAGAGCATAAAGAGGCGCGGCAGTTCGCCTTCGGTAAGCGCGAGCAGTTGGAAAAGATGCTGACGCCGCTGCCGGCATCGTCGCCGTTCCGCGAGTTCTTCGACAGCCCGAATAAGCAGTGGGAGATGCCCAAAGAGGCAACCGTAAAAGGCGGCGCGCTCTACCTTAGCAATTGCCCGCGCCCGGTCTTCGCCGTCGCTTTGCGCTATTTCGATTTCAAGCTGCACTTCCACCTGACGCTCGAAAACGACGGTGGCGCGGCATGGGCGCTGCGCGCCAAAGACGGCGAGAATTATTACCTCTTCTATCTCTCGGGCCCGCAAGGGGCATTTAAGAACCAGTTCAACATCTACGTCGTGCGTAACAACCGCCTCGACCTCAACGACCCGGTCAGCACCGCCAGGATTCCCTTCGCCTTAAAGCCCGACGGCCAGTACGAGATCGATATCGAATTTACCGGCAACAAGGTCAAGCATACGATCACCCCGGCGGACACCGGCAAAGCGATCACCCTCGATTATTCCGAGCTGCGCGAGGACGTCTATCCTTACGGCACCATCGGCTTCCGCACGATTGGCAAAGAAAAGTTTTTGATTGATGACGTGATCATCGAGCCGTTGCAGGCAAAGGGCCGACAAAATTAG
- a CDS encoding pre-peptidase C-terminal domain-containing protein, which translates to MKATPTKQSMTQTFRYGNPRLVILIGILMLILIIGETMRQAAARTAAGPGTGNARIALARLGEAVSVRAAGRGNPYVSLADGHDLLSGYVGDERLLKVLTSGQARPLSLASADFDEDGVADLIAGYESSDGEGAIVLHRGNADAIYPNTLEAEQRRGNGTLTDAPFLSPALAYSAPRAADFIGAGDFDGDGHADVVVASHNDDRLYLLSGDGQGGLLVSRAVSLPGKVTAMLTGEINRRDGLADLVVGIQGEAGAAALVYEGSQGALNAKPEAFGLSQAATSLALGQLDGEACADLAIAAGRELIIVHGRDRKLLPGGEPSVDAPPAIIESRSFAEPIESVVTGHFTGEQVGEIALSFQGGRITVLTPPVRQARASSLPAAETTLSRKPFNPIEPLTPVLSFRDASNKLSEPKSLQSLGTWSMQSLGNSAAIKNARLVGARVSSTPVDNLLVAGAAENMKIVVAGQPANQEMHGLRAADLNRETVEASIDAGGEVAAVLPMRLNKDALSDLVVLKAGSVRPAVIPTVPQAIFVVTNTNDSGANSLRDMITQANAAAGADEIRFSLGGSGVRTISLASALPAITGAVTIDGYSQSGTVQNSSASGDNATLLVELNGTSAGAADGLSVTTGNCVVRGLVINRFSRAGINVSSAGANRIEGNFVGVNATGTAKLANQTNGVSVSSAGNTIGGTTAAAKNVISGNVVNGIHVSSGAGNVIQGNHIGTNAAATAVLGNGNDGVLIQSAASATVGGTSATRNIVGGNGNVGVEMKASQAYLIQIDSIGTESSATLNLGNLKDGIKIDSQSNNGTVRDVVLAFNGGAGIKISTAIIATLRPNVLTFANVGGDQVSFTDSFCTVACPVFQLCSLPAGFGINSASVSGNTISVTGYLFDSARPNKTITFDLYSGALNASGGDSFGSLPTYLGAAAVTTDFRGLASFTLSPITLPAGSSGHFVNARATVDNNTFNKSNFLQIGSGCSYAVTPATRSVPASGGTGSFAVQTQGNCAWQASFDNCASSVDVASGTGSKTVNYTIFTNYFPTPRTLTFLVQGQLHIVTQAAAQGGGGGSCPATAISLGQSVPAAISDSDCAAPHVFGHKADLYTFSATAGQIVTINMKKLSNSLDPFLILSAPDGTVIAVNDDTVQGVVQDSQITYRVQTSGTYTIEATTYTDTDRGPYMLSLTESVCTPMPINIGQTINASIADSDCNDAQGFKGDFYSFTATAGQTIIATMTKSSATIDPYLFLVGPGGSVLVEDDDSAGPPNAQITFTIPSSGTYTIEATTYDLLDRGAYSLSLAFMSLTTCNFTLSPTTSASVGAAGGTGSFNVNVGSGCNWTAVSSNTSWLTTASAGSGNGPVNYSYAQNSGSAQRIATITVGGQTYTVTQAGTPTLEITGVVKDGKHFLVSGIGFVGGATLLVNGEEKKTRVDSSTSIFSKKGAKGVSYPAHFRVRNPDNSLSNDFTLNQP; encoded by the coding sequence ATGAAAGCCACTCCGACGAAGCAATCCATGACGCAGACGTTCCGCTATGGCAACCCCCGTCTGGTTATTCTCATAGGGATTCTCATGTTAATCCTGATCATCGGAGAGACGATGCGGCAGGCGGCGGCCAGAACTGCCGCCGGGCCGGGGACGGGCAACGCTCGGATTGCTCTGGCGCGGCTCGGCGAGGCGGTGAGCGTGCGCGCGGCGGGCAGAGGTAACCCTTATGTCAGCCTGGCTGATGGTCATGATTTGCTGTCCGGCTATGTCGGCGACGAGCGGCTGTTGAAGGTCCTGACGAGCGGGCAAGCCCGGCCCCTGTCGCTCGCTTCAGCGGATTTTGACGAAGATGGGGTGGCCGACTTGATTGCCGGTTATGAGTCGAGCGATGGCGAGGGCGCCATTGTTTTACATCGCGGCAATGCGGATGCGATTTATCCGAACACACTGGAGGCAGAACAGCGACGCGGCAATGGAACATTGACCGACGCGCCCTTCTTATCGCCGGCGCTGGCTTACAGTGCGCCGCGCGCCGCCGATTTTATCGGCGCGGGAGATTTCGATGGCGATGGCCATGCGGATGTGGTCGTCGCATCGCACAATGATGACCGTCTCTACTTGCTGAGTGGCGACGGTCAGGGCGGCTTATTGGTGTCGCGCGCCGTCAGCCTGCCCGGCAAAGTGACGGCGATGCTTACGGGCGAAATCAATCGGCGCGATGGGCTGGCCGATCTGGTCGTTGGCATTCAGGGCGAGGCCGGGGCCGCGGCGCTGGTGTATGAGGGAAGCCAGGGCGCGCTCAATGCGAAGCCGGAAGCCTTCGGCTTGTCGCAGGCGGCAACTTCACTGGCTCTCGGCCAGTTGGACGGCGAAGCCTGTGCGGATCTGGCCATCGCCGCGGGGCGCGAGCTGATAATTGTTCATGGGCGAGATCGCAAGCTGTTGCCCGGCGGCGAGCCGTCCGTTGATGCGCCGCCGGCCATCATCGAAAGTCGCAGCTTTGCCGAGCCCATCGAGTCGGTCGTCACGGGGCACTTCACCGGCGAGCAGGTGGGCGAGATCGCTCTATCCTTCCAGGGCGGGCGGATCACCGTGCTGACGCCGCCAGTCAGGCAGGCCCGCGCTTCGAGCTTACCGGCGGCGGAAACGACGCTGTCGCGCAAGCCGTTCAATCCCATCGAGCCGTTGACGCCGGTGCTATCCTTCAGGGACGCTTCTAACAAATTAAGCGAACCGAAAAGCCTTCAATCGCTTGGCACCTGGAGCATGCAATCTCTGGGTAACAGCGCGGCGATCAAGAATGCGCGGCTGGTCGGCGCGCGCGTTTCCAGCACGCCGGTTGATAACCTGCTGGTCGCCGGGGCGGCTGAGAACATGAAGATCGTCGTCGCCGGGCAGCCGGCAAACCAGGAGATGCACGGGCTGCGGGCCGCCGACCTCAACCGCGAGACCGTCGAAGCCAGCATCGATGCCGGGGGCGAGGTCGCCGCCGTGCTGCCGATGCGATTGAACAAAGATGCCTTGAGCGATCTGGTCGTCTTGAAAGCCGGCAGCGTCCGGCCCGCCGTCATCCCGACGGTGCCGCAAGCGATCTTCGTCGTCACCAACACGAACGACAGCGGCGCCAATTCACTCAGAGACATGATCACGCAGGCCAACGCCGCCGCCGGCGCCGACGAGATTCGCTTTAGCCTCGGCGGCTCAGGGGTGCGGACGATCTCGCTGGCTTCGGCCTTGCCGGCCATTACCGGGGCCGTGACCATAGACGGGTACAGTCAATCGGGAACCGTTCAGAACAGCTCGGCGAGTGGTGATAACGCCACTTTACTGGTCGAGCTGAACGGCACCAGCGCCGGCGCGGCGGACGGCTTGAGCGTCACAACCGGCAACTGCGTCGTCCGCGGTCTGGTCATCAACCGTTTCTCGCGCGCCGGCATCAACGTTTCGAGCGCCGGTGCCAACCGCATCGAGGGGAACTTCGTCGGCGTCAATGCGACGGGAACGGCCAAGCTGGCGAATCAGACCAACGGCGTCAGCGTCAGCTCTGCCGGCAACACCATCGGCGGCACGACCGCCGCGGCCAAGAATGTCATTTCGGGCAATGTCGTTAATGGCATTCATGTGTCGTCCGGGGCCGGCAATGTGATTCAGGGAAATCACATTGGCACCAACGCGGCGGCGACCGCCGTGCTCGGCAATGGCAATGACGGAGTGCTGATTCAGAGCGCCGCGAGCGCCACCGTCGGGGGAACCTCGGCCACGCGCAACATCGTCGGCGGCAACGGCAACGTCGGCGTCGAGATGAAAGCGTCGCAGGCGTATTTAATTCAGATCGACAGCATCGGCACGGAATCAAGCGCGACCCTGAATCTCGGCAACCTCAAAGACGGCATCAAGATCGATAGCCAGTCGAATAACGGCACCGTGCGCGACGTGGTTCTGGCGTTCAATGGCGGCGCCGGCATCAAAATCAGCACCGCCATCATCGCCACCCTGCGGCCCAATGTGCTGACGTTTGCCAACGTCGGCGGCGATCAGGTCTCTTTTACGGATAGTTTTTGCACCGTCGCCTGCCCCGTCTTTCAATTGTGCTCTCTGCCTGCCGGCTTCGGCATCAACTCGGCGAGCGTTTCGGGCAACACCATATCGGTCACCGGCTACCTCTTTGATAGCGCCCGCCCCAACAAGACGATCACGTTCGATCTGTATTCCGGGGCGCTGAACGCATCAGGGGGTGATTCGTTCGGCTCGCTGCCGACCTACCTCGGCGCGGCAGCCGTGACGACCGACTTCCGCGGGCTCGCCAGCTTTACCCTATCGCCGATCACCCTGCCCGCCGGCAGCAGCGGTCACTTCGTCAACGCGCGCGCCACGGTTGATAACAACACCTTCAATAAATCGAATTTTCTGCAAATCGGCAGCGGCTGCTCATATGCCGTAACGCCCGCGACGCGTAGCGTTCCCGCCTCGGGCGGCACCGGGAGCTTTGCCGTTCAGACGCAGGGCAATTGCGCCTGGCAGGCGTCATTTGACAACTGTGCGTCGTCGGTCGATGTCGCCTCGGGCACCGGCTCAAAGACGGTGAATTACACGATCTTTACCAACTATTTCCCGACGCCGCGCACCCTAACCTTCCTGGTGCAAGGGCAACTGCATATCGTAACCCAGGCCGCCGCTCAGGGCGGTGGGGGTGGCAGTTGCCCGGCGACGGCGATCAGCCTCGGCCAGTCGGTCCCTGCCGCGATCAGCGATAGCGATTGCGCAGCGCCTCACGTCTTCGGACATAAAGCCGACCTCTATACCTTCAGCGCCACGGCGGGACAGATCGTCACCATCAATATGAAGAAGCTGTCGAACAGCCTCGACCCGTTCTTGATCCTGTCGGCCCCGGATGGCACCGTCATCGCCGTCAACGACGACACCGTCCAGGGGGTCGTGCAAGATTCGCAGATCACCTACCGCGTCCAGACGAGCGGCACCTATACGATTGAAGCGACGACCTACACAGACACGGATAGAGGCCCTTATATGCTGTCGCTGACCGAAAGCGTCTGTACGCCGATGCCGATCAACATTGGCCAGACTATCAATGCGAGCATCGCCGACAGCGATTGCAACGATGCGCAGGGCTTCAAAGGCGATTTCTACAGCTTCACGGCGACCGCCGGGCAGACGATCATTGCGACGATGACGAAGTCGTCGGCGACAATAGACCCTTACCTGTTTCTCGTCGGCCCCGGCGGCAGTGTGCTGGTCGAAGATGATGACAGCGCCGGGCCGCCGAACGCGCAGATCACTTTCACCATTCCCAGCTCGGGCACCTATACGATTGAAGCCACGACCTACGATCTTCTGGACAGAGGCGCGTATTCTTTATCGCTGGCCTTCATGTCGCTGACGACGTGCAATTTCACGCTCAGCCCGACGACGAGCGCCTCGGTCGGCGCGGCAGGCGGCACGGGGAGCTTCAACGTCAATGTGGGCAGCGGCTGCAACTGGACGGCGGTGAGCAGCAATACGTCGTGGCTGACGACGGCGAGCGCAGGCAGCGGCAACGGCCCGGTCAATTATTCGTACGCGCAAAATTCCGGCAGTGCGCAGCGCATCGCGACGATCACCGTCGGCGGTCAGACCTACACCGTCACACAAGCCGGGACGCCGACCCTGGAGATCACCGGCGTGGTTAAAGACGGCAAGCATTTTCTGGTCAGCGGCATAGGGTTTGTCGGTGGAGCGACGCTACTGGTCAACGGCGAGGAGAAGAAGACGCGGGTCGATTCTTCGACCAGCATCTTTAGCAAGAAGGGAGCCAAGGGCGTCAGCTACCCGGCGCACTTCCGCGTGCGCAATCCCGATAATTCGCTGTCGAACGATTTCACCCTCAATCAGCCATAA
- a CDS encoding zinc ribbon domain-containing protein has protein sequence MLVCSKCQTRNQPQARFCYMCAQPLIAESPAEEAGEPDAAALSNRSTVLYLNQTAPRKCPVCEAINAPEYVYCQDCGSNLRTPQQPANTPTVINTSMPPAGRDETARRPAASPSPAKPAATGVLKRACPQCNNPVGDDSLFCNRCGAQLSATQTVAMSSIKNAPRHRLVLIVDGQETDEEFELSGDVVIGRLNGDITFPYDDFVSGNHARIVKRGNTYYLTDQDSRNGTFIRIKEEVEIKPGDVLLIGRQILKFKA, from the coding sequence ATGCTGGTTTGTTCTAAGTGCCAGACCCGAAATCAACCTCAAGCGCGGTTTTGCTATATGTGTGCGCAGCCGCTGATTGCCGAATCGCCCGCCGAGGAAGCGGGCGAGCCCGATGCGGCGGCGCTTTCTAACCGCAGCACGGTGCTTTACCTGAACCAGACAGCGCCGCGAAAATGCCCGGTCTGCGAAGCCATCAACGCCCCTGAGTATGTTTACTGCCAGGATTGCGGCAGTAATCTGCGCACGCCACAACAGCCGGCCAACACGCCGACAGTCATCAATACCAGCATGCCACCGGCGGGGCGTGATGAGACCGCCCGCCGCCCCGCCGCTTCGCCGAGCCCGGCAAAGCCCGCCGCCACCGGCGTTTTGAAGCGCGCCTGCCCGCAATGCAACAATCCCGTAGGTGACGACAGCCTCTTCTGCAACCGTTGCGGCGCACAGCTATCGGCGACACAGACGGTGGCGATGTCATCAATTAAAAACGCCCCGCGCCATCGCCTGGTCTTGATCGTTGACGGCCAGGAGACTGACGAAGAGTTCGAGCTGAGCGGGGATGTGGTCATCGGTCGGTTGAACGGCGACATCACTTTTCCGTATGATGATTTTGTCTCGGGCAACCATGCGCGCATCGTCAAGCGAGGGAATACGTATTATCTTACCGATCAGGACAGTCGTAACGGCACCTTCATCCGAATCAAGGAAGAGGTAGAGATCAAGCCCGGTGACGTGCTGCTGATCGGCAGGCAGATTCTTAAGTTCAAGGCGTAG